In Vicia villosa cultivar HV-30 ecotype Madison, WI linkage group LG7, Vvil1.0, whole genome shotgun sequence, the DNA window AATGCAATCTTCTTGCGCCATGGTTCAATGATCTTAGAATCAAACCACAATTCCTTTGGTCACCCATAGGGAAACAAACCCTTAAACCCTGATTTCACACTTCGCTGTTGGAAACATCCGAAGAATTAGACTTTAATTTCAATACAAGCCTCAATCTCAATATGACGCCCTAGGCTTTCAAAATCCTTAATCCCAGTGCCaggttattgattaatgatgcatgatgttatgttGATGCCCTAATGGAGTATGTACATGAGGtgagaagtctaagccagttagaagtcaaagggtaggacaaatttggggtatgacactcttaCTTGCTCAATTTCATGAAGTtagaaaatgttagggtttgtgtgAAATCAATGAGATTGCATGATTGTTCATGTTTGATGTGTTATATGGATGACCCATATCTAGAAACATGAATAGGAACCCATAATATGTGGTAATTTGCTGTTGGATTGAGTTTTGTTGAGGTAAAAATCGGATTTAGTTTGGTGTTGGAATGCTCAATTCGCTTTAGCAATTTTCTGTTTCTGGTGTTGTTCGTCGGGCGAGCGAATTGCTTCGCCGGTCTGGCAAAGAGGGTGGCAAGTTTTTGCCACAGAGCGCCAGGCGAGCCAATGCTTTCACCGGGCGAACATGCCCTATTTTGTGAAAATTCAAATGtttatatcttttgatccgtaactccttttcatGTGCCATTTGAAGCATTAGGAAGCTAAtgtgatattctatatgatagGATAGGATTGGTCGAcacttgattaattaattaaggtGTTGtgtgtgaataacatgtaattatctTTATGTGCGTTATGATTTGGAAAATGACAAATAACAATTGTTGGCATGATACGTGGTAAGATATTCatgatgattgtgattgaatatatgataattgttgtgccttgttgtaattgttaTTTGGTATGTGAATCTTGTACAAAGGGGTGGATAATTCAATGTgtgaattattgtggtatgcggtatgttaagattTGTTTGGATAATCTTACTTGCATATGTGTTGAGGTAATTGTACATGCATTCGTGGTTGGCTTTGAAACAtaggcggtgaaactttgggttcacattggTTGGCTTTAAAACAtaggcggtgaaactttgggttcacattggTTGGCTTTGAAACATAGGCGGTGAAACTTTCGTTTCACATTGGTTGGATTTGAAACATAGGcgatgaaactttgggttcacaattgtGGCTTTGAAACAtaggcggtgaaactttgggttcacaattgtGGCTTTGGTCTTATTCGGATCGGAAGTGTgtcttggattctagatattgaattggaaagcggtgaaactttgagttcacatggtaccacatgcattgagttacAATTATTACATTCGAGTCACAATGTGTGCTATGTGATTGTTTTTGCATCAATGTGATTGCTTTGTGTGATAATTGATATATGGTGTATGAATGtatgttttgagaagagtgatgaattgtgaaatgtattcttgttgtgttttgcatttcccattattatgtttatctataataatttgaattctcacccttctatttgaattatgttcatcgtgacatcgtgcaggttctGACGAGTTGCGAGTTTATCCGAGGATATAACCGAGGAGCTTTTGTTTATCTTTTGTTAGGTattgagtcaatgctctggtcatgtaacacgggGAGGGGTaattgaactcatgttttggaTGTTTGgattattgttatctttattgtaATTAACATGATATTATGGATGTATTATGTTGATGGCTATGTTACCTATTGTTGGATTCTTATGACATTTATTGGTATGATAATATCATTATGATtttggtagatgattatagtatgggatataatcATTGAAATTTTTTGAGTAATAATTCTTCCGCGTGCGATATGCATAATTTGTGAAAGCATGAAGTTTCAAATTATGTTATAAAATGATCAGGTGCATGTTTGTTAGTATGATTGTtataggttttcattgtgatgaaaataacatttgACGCCATTTTGCTTATGCATTTTGATTACTCCGATTATATTTGTTATATTTGGGATttaaaaaaggggtgttacattagtggtatcagagcatggtcgaccagttggtcaaggtcattaatgtctttattcccattgtattagatttgtgtatcttaAATGATCAatattgttttgtttattttggtTGTTGGTTGTCTTAGGACGATGGTTGCGGGAAGGAATGATAATGCAATTGCCgatgcattgaggatgttggctggatctcttggtcAGATTCCTCAAGTGAATGCTGGTaatcggaatggtgatgatgatgagtatcgTACTTTGGGGAAGTTCTAGAGGAACAATCCATTTATCTTTGAGGAAGAGCATGAACCTGATAAGGCGCAAGCTTGGTTGAAGGCAATTGAGAAGATCTTTTGGGTTATGAATTGTAGTGATGCTcagagagtgcagtttggtactcacatgcttgAGAAAGAAGCTGAGGATTTGTGGGGTAATATTGCTCAGAGGTTTGAAGAAGAGGGTATTCAGATTACTTGGGATCTTTTTCACGATGCATTCTTGGAGAACTATTTTCCGGAGGATTTCCGTGGAAAGAAAGATGTGGAATTTCTTGAGATGAAGCAAGGGAATGGAATTGTGGCGGAGTATGCTGCAAAATTCCAAGAGTTAatcaagtattgtcctcattACAGTACTACAAATGCAGAGAGgtctaagtgtttgaagtttgtgaacgGTTTGAGGCATGACATTAAGAAGGCTATTGGTTACCAGAAGATTACTCATTTTGCGGAGTTAGTTAacaagagtcggatttatgatgaggatagtagggagagtgcttctcactacaaggctTTGAATGATACGTAGGTAAAAGGTCAATACCGTGGAAAACCGTATGATGATAAGAAGAAATATGTTTATGGCggaaagccaagtgggggaggatctagtgctccaattaagtgcttcaaatgtggtgtCAAAGGACATCGTGCTAATGAATGCAACAAGAATTCGGTTaagtgtttcaagtgtgacaAGCTGGGTCACAAAGAGTGAGCTCTTGAAGacatgaagatgcgtcttatgttTTCTATTCCTCAACGCAAGTTTTCATTGAAGAAGCACATGTTATCTTGGATAGGGGGAGTTGCCTCTTGATTTAAGATTAGTCTCTACTAGGGATGGTTGGATCTATCCATGTGAAGCTGGAATCCAGATCTCTCTCTGGCAATTAATGGATATGTTTGGTAGAGATTGTTTTGTATCAGCAGGTGGTGAAAGACTTGTCGCATCTACATTGAATAGTCACATGTGTGTTGTGTAAGCGTATGGAGTTTTGTTTTCTCTTTATGAGGATGTCAGATAACATGTCTGGACATGTTGCTACAAGATGTAGCTAGTTGTGCCCTTGCTTGGGTTTGTTTGTTTCTAGCATTGAGTATCTAGTTTGTAAGTTGTTACTTCAAGAGGAGATGCTGGTCCTGCAAGAGTCATGAGAATTTACAATGTCTGGTGATGCCAggtgtaaggatgagttagaaaTACAACATGTGATACTTTGAAAATATTGCAAATGTGATGAGTTAGTCAATTCTCATAAGTCCTACTATAAGAGTATCTTGAAGTTGGGTGGATTGGTTAGGCCAGGTAGCTGGTATGTCATTGTTGAGTGAACCACTTAATAATTAAGAGACTCTGGTTCAGGGTTGTTTTCACAAGGATATGAGTGTATTTACTAGTTGTGGTTCTTCACTGTAAGCATGTGAGGAGATACATGTGGATTTTATTTTGTGTTGAAGTGGTTACGAGCAGAAGGAGTACTGTGTCTATGTCAAGGGGGAGTATTTTTGTATCTTCTTTCTCATCCTACTGGGGTCATTGTTAGAAGGAGTATGTCACAAGAGGATCAGATCTAGTGTACTATAGCTATGTTGGTTTTCAGATGTTCTAACATGGTTCAGCCTTATCATCTTTGTCTCAATGTTTGCCTTTGTCTTATTATGGTAAAAAAGGGGAGAAAGAAATCTGGGGTGCTGTAGCTACTGTATGGTGTTGATGGGTTTTTATTATGCTCTGCTGCTAATTATGTTTTAATGCTTAGatgtatagttttagccaaaataagccaaatggggagattgttaatgCTCTGA includes these proteins:
- the LOC131618968 gene encoding uncharacterized protein LOC131618968, which produces MVAGRNDNAIADALRMLAGSLGQIPQVNAGNRNGDDDEYRTLGNDAQRVQFGTHMLEKEAEDLWGNIAQRFEEEGIQITWDLFHDAFLENYFPEDFRGKKDVEFLEMKQGNGIVAEYAAKFQELIKYCPHYSTTNAERSKCLKFVNGLRHDIKKAIGYQKITHFAEMSDQMSRHPYMTYESAVTRISRIFGIPCHAWNIEFFMEFANWVGRYVCLDENTL